Below is a window of Diaminobutyricibacter sp. McL0608 DNA.
TCGGGGCCGTCGGGCTCGTGCACGTCTCCCGCATCGACGATAGCCAGGTCGGCGAGGGCACGGGCGCTGGGTTCGGCGCCGCGATCCGGCGTGACGAACGCGCTGTAGTAGCGGAGGGCGACACGCACCGCGGCGGGCGTCTCGCCCGCGCCGGTCTGCGAGAGGGAGGTGCGCCAGGTAGGGATGCCGAGCAGCGTCAGGTCGAAACGCGCGTCGGCGGCGAAGTCGCCGGGAGCCGGCCAGTCTCCGGATCGAGGCCAGAGCGGGTCGACGGAGAGCGCACGTGGGGTCACGTTGTCGACGCTAGCAACTGCGGGGCACCGCAGGAATGGCAGCCGTTTCAGGGATGTCTGGGATGACGGACACGACGCAGGGCGATCACGGATCGTGCCGCGGCTCATGGCTGACCAGCCCGACCGTGTTCCCTTCGCTATCACGGATGAACGACATCCACTCGTCGGTCCCGGCCGGTCCCAGAGTGTCGTCCGTGTGACTGAAGATCACCTGCGGTTCGCCGGTGATCTCGACGCCCTCCGCGCGCAGCGCCTCGGTCCTGGCGCGCACGTCGCCGACCTGCAGGTAGACGAGCGCCGACGGCGCCGCCTGCTCGAGCAGCAGCCGTCCGATGCCGACGTTGAAGAACAGCAGACCGGGAGGGTCGAAGCGTGCTGCGGGCGGGCCTCCGAGGAGGCGCTCGTAGAACGCTGCGGCACGGTCGAGGTCGTCGGCGTGCTGTGCTACCTGGATGATCTCCATCGTTGGGCCACCTTCCACTGGAGGTGACCCCAGTATTCAGCGGAAAGGCCGCCCGCGCCAGAGTGGCGGGGCGGCCTTTCGACGTCAGCCGGGTTGCTGCAGAGGCAACGCGGCGGCTACGGCTGTGCGGGCGCGGGCTCAGCCACCTCGTCACCGGGAGTGCCCGGCTCGACGGCTGGGGCCGCATCCGCCCCCGACTTCGCCGCGCGACGCGCGACGCGACGCTCGCGCGCACCCTCGACCAGGTTGTACAGGGTCGGGAGCACCACCAGCGTGAGGATCGTGGACGAGACCAGACCGCCGATCACGACGATGGCGAGCGGCTGCGAGATGAACCCGCCGCCACCGGTGAGGCCGATCGCCATCGGGAGCAGAGCGAAGATCGTCGCGAGCGCCGTCATGAGGATGGGCCGCAGACGACGCGAAGCGCCGTGCATGACCGCATCCGGAACCAATCTGCCGCGACGCCGGTACTGGTTGACCAGGTCGACGAGAACGATCGCGTTCGTCACGACGATACCGATGAGCATCAGCACACCGATCAGCGAGGCGACACCGAGCGGGATGCCCGAGATGATCTGCAGGATGATCGCACCGGTCGCCGCGAACGGGATCGAGACGAGCAGCAGCAGCGGCTGGCGTAGCGAACGGAACGTCGCGACCATGACGATATAGACGATCAGGATGGCCGCGAGCAGTGCGATGCCGA
It encodes the following:
- a CDS encoding VOC family protein; amino-acid sequence: MEIIQVAQHADDLDRAAAFYERLLGGPPAARFDPPGLLFFNVGIGRLLLEQAAPSALVYLQVGDVRARTEALRAEGVEITGEPQVIFSHTDDTLGPAGTDEWMSFIRDSEGNTVGLVSHEPRHDP